The sequence gccagAATTTTCAGACCGTCtaaaaaacttgtttggttttAAATGCTCACGAGCCCAATTCTAAGCTCGAAACTTTTGGAATTGGGTAAGTCAAGCATGTCCCGTTTGGGTATGCCTTCATCGGTTCATCACTCCATCTCCCCACCAAATCCAGCTCTGCGTTGGCTGCATTTAATTTTGGACTAGAGTCCAGGCTGTCTACTAACCCATACTGGCATACTGCATGCATGAGCCGGACAAACATTCCCATAGCAAAACCTTCCCTGGAAAAGACATACGGTAGAATCGTAACCACAGAATACGACCCTAATCTAATATCGAAATACATAAATTCGTCCCATACATACAGATACAGTATGGTGATGGTACATCCAACTTTGGGGATAGCGTTTAACATATGACAAATAATCCCTAGAGTTCAATTCTTtgtcctcctcctccttccacATGCAAACAATTGTCATAAACTACTACATATCCCTTAAGCAGCACTGAAGTTTCAGTTGGTCCCCCCTCTcccttctctccttctctAGAGATTGAAACACACACATAGACGCTGGTGGTTTTGGTCCTGTTCTTTTCAGAGCAGTCAGAAGAAGGGGACCAATTGACCAAAAACCCCATGCCATTGTGTGCCCACTGTTGGCTTGACAAACTGTCGGTCTCTTATGCAAAGACCCGAGCCAATCCAAGAAGAAAGCTCACCGTGAACGTCCTCCGCTCTGTGCCTCTTTtaacttttatgtttttgtttgggcATGCGTTTCTGGTTTGTTTTGTACCGTTCTTTgactccttttctttttttgaataaTAACCAGTAAGTTTGTACCATTTGAGTTTGCAGTTACTTGGGTTGGGTTGAAATTCTTATTTGGGTTGGACTTGCAATTGAAGAATTTGTTTGACCCAAGAAGCCCGAGGAAGGAAACAGCAAATTAAAGCACCAAGCAAGAAAAGGAAGGCAAAAAAATGCCGACGGGACACTCATAATGCTGAGTCACAAGGCAAAACCTGCACAATACAAAAGCTTTTCTCTATAGCTTTCTGTCTTTTTCTACTTTATAAAATCTAATCTCCCTTTGATAGACaaaagtgtatatatatatatataaagttggAAACACACACTAGTGCTTCTTGTTGCAATTCAATGTGTTTGCTTATGGTCTGAAGTTTGGAGCTGAAATGAGTGGCAAATCTGAGAGTTTCCCAAAGGCCAAAGACTTGTTGTACTGGTTATTTTTAACTTAGAAGCTGCCCTTTGTCTTTGTGGTATGTTTTTTGCCATATGTGACCTAGATGCCAAGGAAATATGAAACTGGGTCCCTCTGTAGTTAGGATCCCTCTGTAGTTTAGGGCCCCAGGCTAGGCTGCATGTAAGTCACTTTGAGAAAACTGTTGTGATTTGGAAAAAATATGGAAGACCCTGATAAGCTCTAGTAcgataagaaagaaagaacccCCCAGTCACGATAAATAAACACCCTCACCAGTATACACAGACACACAGGGGCTTTAAAATAGAGAGAATCATTTACAGGAAGTTGTTAAACAAGTAAAGAAATGAGTCATCACTGATAACTTAATAAGATAACACAGTTTTCTTTACGGTTAGGTGATTAGGCGTCAAAACCAGGAGGATTGCCATTTTACCACCTGGCCCCCATTGGACCCCATTTTACAATCCTTTTGTGGACCCCATCCTCCTTACcctccaaattccaaaaccaCTCCCTTTATTCATCTTCAATAAGCTAACTCCCAAAAGCAGAGTGAGAGAGAATGAGTGAGTGCTAAAGAGACTTTTAAgtcatctctttctttctttctttctttctttcacatATTACTGAGAGAAACTAGAGAGAGGTGGTGATGGGTAACCACAAGTTTAGATTATCAGATATGATGCCCAACGCCTGGTTTCACAAGCTCAAAGACATGagcaaacccagaaaaaacCCCAACAGCCCTCATCCctccaagaagaaaaaacaacagCAAAAACCAATATTTGCTTCAACTGCAAAATTTACAGAGCCATCAAAACCAAAGCAGCAGCTACCCCACCAATGTCTTCCAAGACAGTCTTACTACTTCACAAGGGAGCTTACTAGCCCTGCCCCAGGTCACAGGTTCTGCAGCTCCTCCCCCACAAACCCAAAAGCCTCAGACACCAATTTCCCTGACCCACCACCCAAAAAACCatccaaacaaaaaaccaagaagAGAATTACCAGTTTACCCTCTGATCCTCACCTTGTCACCTCCTCTGTTTCTGCCGGCTGTGGCTGCCGCGCCACCATTGAATCCGTTTGGACTAAATCTGATTCCCCACCAGAGCTCTGGTCTTCTTCAATCTTGGACAGCTCCCCAGAGCCAGAGTCTCATGATGAAGACGATGGTGAGCTTGAGCTTCATGAGCCTGAATTCAGGTGTGACCGTGTTCTTGCTACCGAGACTTTTGATGGGATGGTTTCAATGTCGAGTTCATGCGCTGCTTACCTTGCTGATTCTGAGGAAAAAGACGTCGTTATCGACGTGGATAAGGCATCTCTGAGTATGAAATTATCTGATATGGCTGATGATGGGTTGCATTCATTTTCTGAGCTTGAGCTTGCTCCAATTATAACCAAGCCACCGAAATTCACTGAAATGGTGAGagatgtgaagaagaagaaagagacaaAAGAGCCAAGCAGATGCAGAAGAAGCTCAGCTAAATTTCAGGATAGAAATGCACACGGGTCTCTGTCTGTCAAGGTTGCGAAGGAAGAGAGCACAAGCACAAAAACCATCAAAGAACAGAGGACAGCTAGCTCTGTTAGAAGAATTTCATCAAATGCTACTTCTCCAGGAGTTAGGCTTCGGATGAATTCACCAAGAATTGCTAACAGGAAGATCAACCAGGCCAATCTCAGCCGTCGGAGTGTGTCATCAAACTCGACCTCAAAGCGGAGGAGCCTCTCTGAAAGCTTTGCAATTGTCAAGTCTTCATTTGACCCTCAGAGGGATTTCAGGGAGTCAATGGTGGAGATGATTATGGAGAACAACATCAAGGCATCAAAGGACTTGGAAGATCTTCTTGCATGTTATCTCTCTTTGAACTCAGATGAATATCACGAGCTCATCATCAAGGTCTTCAAGCAAATCTGGTTTGATCTCACTGACCTCAGGTCCAAGTAATTGCAAGTTTCCAAGAACTGAACTGTATATTATTAGTCTTTTTCTGGTATTTAATAAACTTACTACATTTTAGTTCAGTCGACTGTTATAAGTTTCAATCTTTGAAGATAACCAGGTTATCAAAATGCAGTCTTTAATTGCAAGTAGAAATTTAAGACAGTAAAAGTTTCAATCTTTGAAGACATAACATGAGTTTTTATCCATGTTATGCTTTAGTGTTTTATATGGAGAAACCAAGAGGGcataaattttggtttctgaaTTTGAGCATTTCATGGAACCTCAACCAATTTGGGTATGATACACACATAAATTGATTGTTGGAGGACCCCATCTGCCATTGAACAAACACTGACAGCTTCTCTTTTCAAACCTGTGTTTTTTCCCAACAAAAGAAGATACACTTTAAGGACAAAATTTATGCTTTGAAGTCTTTATTTTTACCCCCCTAAATTGAATATGGTCTCTCTGGCAGTATGTTCTTCAGCTTTCAGACCCTGCCACTCCGAATTCTGGCAAAGCCCTTTGTTCAGTAGCTTCAGAGGTGACTGAAGAGCCGTacataatttcaaaataagACCAAGTccataaaacactgaaaagCTCGGAAGTGAGAATTCAAATCCTATTGCTAGAGGCCTAGACCATGCCTATAATAAAAACTGTTGCAGTTGTAAATTTTCAAAAGTAAAAGTGATGACTTCGAATATTTCAAAAGCAATGTAACCTTTTCAAACCCTTGGATTTTGGATGCAGGGCATGcagtttattttatgaaaagaGAATCATTCGGCCTACCAAAGcggatttgtt comes from Prunus dulcis chromosome 6, ALMONDv2, whole genome shotgun sequence and encodes:
- the LOC117631676 gene encoding transcription repressor OFP4-like, producing the protein MGNHKFRLSDMMPNAWFHKLKDMSKPRKNPNSPHPSKKKKQQQKPIFASTAKFTEPSKPKQQLPHQCLPRQSYYFTRELTSPAPGHRFCSSSPTNPKASDTNFPDPPPKKPSKQKTKKRITSLPSDPHLVTSSVSAGCGCRATIESVWTKSDSPPELWSSSILDSSPEPESHDEDDGELELHEPEFRCDRVLATETFDGMVSMSSSCAAYLADSEEKDVVIDVDKASLSMKLSDMADDGLHSFSELELAPIITKPPKFTEMVRDVKKKKETKEPSRCRRSSAKFQDRNAHGSLSVKVAKEESTSTKTIKEQRTASSVRRISSNATSPGVRLRMNSPRIANRKINQANLSRRSVSSNSTSKRRSLSESFAIVKSSFDPQRDFRESMVEMIMENNIKASKDLEDLLACYLSLNSDEYHELIIKVFKQIWFDLTDLRSK